A window of uncultured Litoreibacter sp. contains these coding sequences:
- a CDS encoding tetratricopeptide repeat protein — MLQDRYGNGLTTGSDAARDAYDVGVDHVLAATYGARQAFETAVKADPGFALGHVGLARAIMYEGDMASAKAAIATAQTLKSGCADRERRSIDIFDTLLQGRPVEARDAIRSHVTDTPRDALVAQVCTNVFGLIGFSGEPGREADLLAYTAWLLPHYGDDWWMMSMHSLSMCETGQPGPALALMERSLALNPNNANGSHFKAHAQYEIGETVAGLTYLTDWMKGYDRRGILHGHLSWHAALWALHTGQIDLMWQMVDDAIAPDASQSLPINVLTDTAALYWRAELAGVAVAPERWSVLSKYAAKAFAKPGQSFADMHAALCHAMAGDADQLAAIAGATNGYAGDLVAPVARGWKAIVAGNWQLALQELTPVMADHARIGGSRAQRDLLELTYLNVLLKLGRREEAERMLRMRRPVLADNPPLAALS; from the coding sequence GTGCTTCAAGACAGATACGGAAACGGGCTGACAACCGGCTCAGATGCGGCGCGGGATGCCTATGATGTGGGCGTGGATCATGTGCTGGCCGCGACCTACGGCGCGCGACAGGCGTTTGAGACTGCTGTTAAAGCAGATCCCGGTTTTGCGCTGGGCCATGTCGGGTTGGCGCGGGCAATCATGTATGAAGGCGACATGGCCAGCGCAAAGGCGGCGATTGCGACGGCGCAAACGCTGAAATCAGGATGCGCCGACAGGGAACGGCGCAGCATTGATATCTTTGACACCCTGCTGCAGGGCCGTCCCGTTGAAGCGCGCGACGCGATCCGGTCGCATGTCACCGATACACCGCGTGACGCGCTGGTGGCGCAGGTCTGCACCAATGTGTTTGGGCTGATCGGCTTTTCCGGCGAACCGGGCCGCGAGGCCGACTTGCTGGCCTACACGGCGTGGCTATTGCCCCATTACGGCGATGACTGGTGGATGATGAGCATGCATTCCCTGTCGATGTGCGAGACCGGCCAACCCGGCCCTGCCCTCGCCTTGATGGAGCGGTCGTTGGCCCTGAACCCCAACAACGCCAACGGGTCCCATTTCAAAGCCCATGCGCAGTATGAGATTGGCGAGACCGTGGCCGGGCTGACCTACCTGACAGACTGGATGAAGGGCTATGACCGGCGCGGCATCTTGCACGGGCACCTGAGCTGGCACGCAGCGCTGTGGGCGTTGCACACCGGCCAGATTGATCTGATGTGGCAGATGGTAGATGACGCAATTGCGCCAGACGCTTCGCAGAGCCTGCCGATCAATGTGCTGACCGACACGGCGGCGCTGTATTGGCGCGCTGAGTTGGCCGGGGTCGCAGTCGCGCCCGAACGCTGGAGCGTTCTGAGCAAATATGCCGCGAAAGCCTTTGCAAAGCCCGGTCAAAGCTTTGCCGACATGCATGCCGCGCTATGCCACGCCATGGCTGGGGACGCGGACCAACTGGCCGCCATTGCGGGGGCCACGAATGGCTATGCGGGCGATCTTGTGGCCCCGGTTGCGCGCGGCTGGAAAGCCATCGTTGCCGGAAACTGGCAGTTAGCGTTGCAAGAGCTGACACCCGTTATGGCAGATCACGCACGCATTGGCGGCAGCCGCGCGCAGCGCGACCTGTTGGAGCTGACATATCTCAATGTGTTGTTGAAGCTGGGGCGGCGCGAAGAGGCGGAGCGGATGTTGCGGATGCGCAGGCCCGTCTTGGCAGACAACCCACCTTTGGCCGCGCTTTCGTAA
- a CDS encoding ABC transporter substrate-binding protein: MRLTLTALSLIMATSASAETFRWAGTTDPQTMDPHAVNSAPVLGFLNNVYEGLVRRGKDMAIEPALATSWEPIGEGEGWRFTLRQGVKFHNGADFNAEDVMFSYERASSEQSDTASWFAPVSEVKVVDDYTIDIMTTAPNPIFPDSIANWMIMDSGWAADNGAERPAKDAENHATLNTNGTAAFQLVERQPGLKTVLEPFDGWWGEAQHNVTRAEFTPIQNPATAVAALLSGDVDMINPVPIQDAERMAAAGNVNVIKGIEARVIMLGFPHQADALKYTADAGKPNPFKDVKVREAVAKAVNVPAILQTIMRGNAEPASQLVSPAMRGYSEALAARPAFDIDGAKALLAEAGYADGFSFGLKCPNDRYLNDEAVCQAVTGMLAQIGLTAELDAMPVQNYWPELREDNYDMYLLGWSPGTFDAEHPIRFLASTPNAEKKLGSWNFGDFSNARVDELLPLMQSEVDDTKRQAYIDEATKIIQDEHAYVPMYIQPLVWGTGANIELTQRPDNFFILRWVTVN; this comes from the coding sequence ATGCGTTTGACCCTCACCGCGCTCAGCCTGATCATGGCGACCAGCGCCTCCGCCGAAACGTTCCGTTGGGCCGGCACAACCGACCCGCAAACCATGGACCCGCATGCGGTCAACTCTGCGCCTGTTCTGGGGTTCCTGAACAATGTCTATGAGGGCCTCGTGCGCCGCGGCAAGGATATGGCTATCGAGCCTGCGCTTGCCACCAGCTGGGAGCCAATCGGCGAAGGAGAAGGCTGGCGCTTCACGCTGCGCCAGGGCGTCAAGTTCCACAATGGTGCGGATTTCAACGCCGAAGATGTGATGTTCTCCTACGAGCGCGCCTCGTCCGAACAATCCGACACCGCCAGCTGGTTCGCGCCGGTCTCCGAGGTAAAGGTGGTGGACGACTACACGATCGACATCATGACCACGGCGCCCAATCCGATCTTCCCTGACAGCATCGCCAACTGGATGATCATGGACAGCGGCTGGGCCGCTGATAACGGCGCTGAACGTCCTGCCAAGGACGCGGAAAATCACGCGACGCTGAACACCAATGGCACCGCCGCCTTCCAGCTGGTCGAACGCCAACCGGGCCTGAAAACCGTGCTGGAACCCTTTGACGGCTGGTGGGGCGAGGCGCAGCATAACGTGACCCGCGCCGAGTTCACCCCGATCCAAAACCCTGCGACGGCCGTGGCAGCCTTGCTGTCGGGTGACGTTGACATGATCAACCCGGTGCCCATTCAAGACGCCGAACGGATGGCCGCAGCCGGTAATGTGAACGTCATCAAAGGCATCGAGGCCCGTGTCATCATGCTGGGCTTCCCGCATCAGGCCGATGCGCTGAAATACACAGCCGACGCCGGCAAACCGAACCCGTTCAAGGATGTGAAGGTCCGCGAGGCAGTCGCCAAGGCGGTGAACGTGCCGGCCATCTTGCAAACCATCATGCGCGGCAACGCCGAACCGGCCTCCCAACTGGTCAGCCCGGCCATGCGCGGATATTCCGAAGCGCTCGCAGCGCGTCCGGCCTTTGACATCGACGGTGCAAAAGCGCTGTTGGCGGAAGCGGGCTATGCGGACGGGTTCTCCTTCGGGTTGAAATGCCCCAATGACCGCTACCTCAATGACGAGGCGGTCTGTCAGGCTGTTACCGGCATGCTGGCCCAAATTGGCTTGACGGCTGAGCTGGACGCGATGCCCGTGCAAAACTACTGGCCAGAGCTGCGCGAGGACAATTACGACATGTACTTGCTGGGCTGGTCGCCGGGCACATTCGACGCCGAGCACCCGATCCGCTTCCTGGCCTCAACGCCAAATGCGGAGAAGAAGCTTGGTTCGTGGAACTTTGGTGACTTCTCCAACGCCCGCGTCGACGAGCTGCTGCCCTTGATGCAGTCCGAAGTCGATGACACCAAGCGTCAGGCCTATATCGACGAGGCCACGAAGATCATCCAGGACGAGCATGCTTACGTGCCGATGTATATCCAGCCGCTGGTCTGGGGGACGGGTGCCAATATCGAGCTGACGCAACGCCCGGACAATTTCTTCATCCTGCGTTGGGTGACCGTGAACTAA
- a CDS encoding iron-containing alcohol dehydrogenase: MTETTVGRVQSPRIIRIGAGAALELADVLAQLGLSSPLIVTDKGLVALGHLARITDVLEAAGLPWGLFDEVTPDPTDACVDAGLRAVGAGNYDCIIGFGGGSPIDTAKAVSFMAVNPGHVRDYKAPAQIDRCGLPVIAIPTTGGTGSEMTRWCVITDTENPEKYNLSGLACVATAALIDWTFTTTLPARITADTAVDSLTHAIEAYVSRRAFPYTDGFALQAMPLIADHVRRAYADPEDQVAREALMQAASQAGMAFSNASVALVHGMSRPIGAHFHVAHGLSNAMLLPAVTAFSVDGACERYATCARVMGVASDTDSDTAACARLVEALRRLNADLAVPTPSSLGHKADADMLLLMAKQALASGSPQNNPRVPTGAEIVKLYEIMWG; this comes from the coding sequence ATGACAGAGACTACAGTTGGCCGCGTGCAAAGCCCACGTATCATCCGCATTGGCGCAGGCGCTGCATTGGAATTGGCCGACGTGCTGGCCCAGTTGGGGTTGTCGAGCCCTCTCATTGTCACTGATAAAGGCCTGGTGGCACTTGGTCATCTGGCACGCATCACAGATGTGCTGGAGGCCGCAGGCCTGCCTTGGGGTCTATTTGACGAGGTGACCCCCGACCCGACCGACGCTTGCGTCGATGCCGGGCTGCGCGCAGTTGGGGCGGGCAATTACGATTGCATCATCGGCTTTGGTGGCGGGTCCCCGATTGACACGGCCAAGGCGGTGTCTTTCATGGCCGTGAACCCGGGCCATGTGCGCGACTACAAAGCACCGGCCCAGATTGACCGCTGCGGGCTGCCGGTTATCGCCATCCCCACCACGGGCGGCACCGGGTCCGAAATGACCCGCTGGTGCGTGATCACCGACACTGAAAACCCCGAGAAATACAACTTGTCGGGGTTGGCCTGTGTGGCGACAGCGGCGCTGATTGATTGGACCTTCACGACCACCCTGCCCGCGCGGATCACGGCCGATACCGCCGTGGACAGCCTCACCCACGCGATCGAGGCTTATGTGTCGCGCCGCGCCTTCCCCTATACGGACGGCTTCGCGCTGCAGGCGATGCCGCTGATCGCGGATCATGTGCGCCGGGCCTATGCCGACCCCGAAGACCAGGTTGCGCGTGAGGCGCTGATGCAGGCGGCGTCACAGGCGGGCATGGCGTTCTCCAATGCCTCTGTCGCGTTGGTGCATGGCATGAGCCGGCCCATCGGGGCGCATTTTCACGTGGCGCATGGGTTGTCCAACGCAATGCTGCTGCCGGCGGTCACCGCATTCTCGGTGGATGGCGCGTGTGAACGATATGCCACCTGCGCGCGTGTCATGGGAGTGGCCTCGGACACCGATAGCGATACCGCCGCCTGTGCCAGACTGGTCGAAGCGCTGCGCCGGCTCAATGCCGACTTGGCCGTGCCAACACCGTCCTCGCTGGGCCACAAAGCGGATGCAGACATGCTGTTGCTGATGGCCAAACAAGCGCTCGCCTCCGGCTCTCCGCAAAACAACCCCCGCGTTCCCACGGGGGCTGAAATTGTGAAGCTCTATGAAATCATGTGGGGTTAA
- a CDS encoding ABC transporter permease: protein MLAYIIRRVFQSLIVLLVVGLVAFSMFRFVGDPIDNMLGQERTQADIERLRTTLGLDQPFPVQYAKFLVNAAQGNFGVSYRQGRPVATIIKERAPATLELALVSGTLALVFGIGLGVFTAIRRNGIASNVIMTTSLIGVSLPTFLIGILLIYVFSVSLGWLPSFGRGETTKIGGWSTGFLTASGLKALILPSITLGLYQMTLIMRLVRSEMLEVLRQDYIRFARARGLRERSVNFRHALKNTMVPVITVVGLQLGAIIAFAIITETVFQWPGVGLLFINAIQFVDIPVMAAYLMLISVMFVAINLIVDLLYFAIDPRLRIDGRHA, encoded by the coding sequence ATGCTCGCCTATATCATCCGCCGCGTTTTTCAGTCGCTCATTGTCCTGTTGGTCGTGGGGCTGGTGGCGTTTTCGATGTTCCGCTTTGTAGGCGATCCTATCGACAACATGCTGGGGCAGGAGCGGACGCAGGCCGATATTGAACGGCTGCGCACCACGCTGGGTCTGGATCAGCCGTTCCCCGTGCAATACGCCAAGTTTCTGGTGAACGCGGCGCAGGGCAATTTCGGGGTCAGCTACCGGCAGGGACGGCCAGTGGCCACCATCATCAAGGAACGCGCGCCCGCGACGCTGGAACTCGCGCTGGTGTCAGGCACCCTGGCGCTGGTGTTCGGCATCGGTCTGGGGGTGTTCACCGCAATCAGGCGCAACGGCATAGCGTCCAATGTCATCATGACGACCAGCCTCATAGGGGTGTCGCTGCCCACGTTTCTTATCGGGATATTGCTGATTTACGTGTTCTCCGTCTCGCTGGGCTGGCTGCCCAGCTTTGGCCGCGGGGAGACCACCAAAATCGGCGGTTGGTCTACCGGGTTTCTGACAGCTTCGGGCCTTAAGGCCTTGATATTGCCGTCAATCACGCTGGGCCTTTACCAGATGACGCTGATCATGCGCCTCGTCCGATCTGAGATGCTGGAGGTCCTCCGCCAGGACTACATCCGCTTCGCCCGCGCTCGGGGTCTCAGAGAAAGAAGCGTCAACTTCCGACACGCGCTGAAGAACACCATGGTGCCGGTGATCACGGTGGTGGGGCTGCAGCTGGGCGCCATCATCGCCTTCGCCATCATCACCGAGACGGTGTTCCAATGGCCGGGCGTGGGCCTTCTGTTCATCAACGCGATCCAGTTCGTCGACATTCCGGTTATGGCGGCATACCTCATGCTGATCTCGGTGATGTTCGTGGCGATCAACCTGATCGTGGACCTGCTCTATTTCGCCATTGACCCGCGCCTGCGGATCGACGGGAGGCATGCATGA
- a CDS encoding ABC transporter permease, translated as MSDISEPTRLSKMWDSDFAWQFRKSPVAIVSAVVTLVLILSAVFAPLIAPFNPFDPGSLNLMNGFTPPSTPNQFTGDQFILGTDDQGRDVYSTILYGMRISLFVGFSAVAFAMILGITLGLIAGYVGGWTETLIMRIADVQLTFPSILVAMLITGVAKGFTPVEYRDSMAIIVLIVAIGLSDWVQFARVVRGSTLVEKNKEYVQAAKLIGRKPYFIMLKHILPNVLSPVLVIATISLALAIIAEATLSFLGVGAPPTQPSLGTLIRIGQGYLYSGEWWILLFPSITLLALALAVNLLGDWLRDALNPKLR; from the coding sequence ATGAGCGACATTTCTGAACCCACCCGCCTGTCCAAAATGTGGGATAGCGACTTCGCGTGGCAGTTCCGCAAGTCGCCTGTCGCGATCGTTTCGGCGGTGGTCACGTTGGTGCTGATCCTGTCGGCGGTCTTCGCGCCACTGATCGCGCCCTTCAACCCGTTTGACCCAGGCAGCCTGAACCTGATGAACGGGTTCACACCGCCATCTACCCCCAACCAGTTCACCGGGGATCAGTTCATTCTCGGCACCGACGATCAGGGCAGGGACGTCTATTCCACCATCCTCTACGGTATGCGCATTTCGCTGTTTGTGGGCTTCTCCGCCGTGGCTTTTGCCATGATCCTTGGCATCACGCTTGGCCTGATTGCGGGCTATGTCGGCGGCTGGACGGAGACGTTGATCATGCGGATCGCTGACGTGCAGCTGACCTTCCCGTCGATCCTGGTGGCGATGCTGATCACCGGCGTCGCGAAGGGGTTTACGCCGGTGGAATACCGCGATTCCATGGCGATTATCGTGCTGATCGTGGCGATTGGCCTCAGCGACTGGGTGCAATTCGCCCGCGTGGTGCGTGGCTCGACCCTGGTGGAGAAGAACAAGGAATACGTGCAAGCTGCCAAGCTCATCGGTCGCAAGCCGTATTTCATCATGCTCAAACATATCCTGCCCAACGTGCTCAGCCCGGTGCTGGTCATCGCCACCATATCGCTCGCACTGGCCATCATCGCAGAGGCGACCCTCAGCTTCCTCGGTGTCGGCGCGCCGCCGACACAGCCCAGCCTTGGCACACTGATCCGCATTGGGCAGGGCTATCTCTATTCCGGCGAATGGTGGATCCTGCTGTTCCCTTCAATCACGCTGCTGGCGCTCGCGCTCGCGGTCAACCTTCTGGGTGACTGGCTGCGCGACGCGCTCAACCCAAAACTTCGCTAA